The following is a genomic window from Vitis vinifera cultivar Pinot Noir 40024 chromosome 6, ASM3070453v1.
gatttcccttttttttttttgttaaacttAAAATTCAGAATAAGAAAGCTTCACAAAATGACAAGATTAAGAAAAGGTATCCAAGATAATTTGGTATAAGCAATATAACCCATGAAGAATGCCTGgacttttttcataaaatgacaAGATTAAGAAAAGGTGTCCAAGATAGTTTGGTATAAGCAATATAACTCATGAGGAATGCATGGATTGAGTGTTATGGACTTTCCATCCAAGGCATTGATCTCCCTATCTATAAGGAAAAGTCTCAACTCCATTGATATTTGTTAGGACTTTCTTGTTACTATTGTTGTTTCTACTCATAAACACTATTGAATGACCAATTCCACCTTGGCTCTATTtcccaaaaataatttcaatgggTGTCTTAGCACTTGAATACATAAAGAAAATTCCATGTCAAttacttcttctccttcttgGTTTTGCTTATTACTTTTTGTTCATCATACACCattaatagaaatatttttttgcttaaaTTGCCTCTTACATAGCTGGCCAATCTGCTGTTTTCAATGAAAGTAAGCAGGTGGTTCATGCACAAGTGAATCTTTTTGAAGTTAAGTTCTGATCTTCTTCTCTTTTGAGCATTCTTATTCTTCTCACGAAGGAGAAAGTGAtcatttaagaaagaaaaaggtgaaAGAGTGGACTGATTTTTTCTTAGTCCTATCATCACCTGCAACCCATAAAGATGGTAAAGAAGATGGGTGGAGTTGATTGAAGATTAAGTAGCTTCTATGCCAACTTTCACCTTACATACTAGGTTCTCAAGGATATGGAAATGGGCTGCACCTGAGTGTAATTCTTGTACCTAGTAGACAAATACCATCACAACCATAAGCCAGAATGCAGTGAAATACACGGAGGCACTGTTACATCAACTAGAACTAAGATGATTCTCGAAAAATTCTGGGGGTCCTCATCTGTAAGAAGGTCCACCAAGGATCCAATGGAATTGCTCTTAGGCAAAACACAACTGGGAATCTTCTTCATTCTGTGCTGCACATAGAGGGGTTCTGATAGTTTGTCTTTAAAACAAGGGAAGATTGTTAGCAGGTTTTGAGCTGTATTAGCTAAATCTAGGTCAAACCTTCCAAAGGGTACGCTAGTAAGCCTGAAAGCATAAATTCTGGCAACTCTACAATAGGTTAAGCAAATTTCCTATGAATTTCTCATGGGGCTGCAGCCATGCCCTTAAACAGAGACAAATCTTAAGTTCATTGCTCTTAGCACCATAGGATAATCACTCTAAATTCATATGATGGGTGTGgcaacattttttgtttttttgcatgTGGTTCAGTTAACCTTCTATTATAGTGTGTTGCTgatgttgggacgtcatttgttttgaGTATATTTGGCTCTGTGATGCCCATGATTGGCACAGAGCCAAATATACTcgaaacaaatgacgtcccaacagtTGATTTGCTAAATTTTTCAACATTCGTTTCATTTATGTGGAAAAAACTTATGTgggaaattattataaattacttaattttaattcttgtgtgttttttaaaataattaaatataaatttataaataaaattatctaaaataaaaaatacttatacatGCAATATCATCTCTTTTATGTTACTGAATACATTCAAATTAGATAAAtatctataaaatatattttaaaattttaaatattattattgaatgtcataaattatatcatacatatactaatttctttaataaaacaatatcaaattttctattattactttttataccatttatatcaataatatttcattaatttctttataaaatgcacaataaaaagtagttaaaaattaaaatgttaaaagtgAAAActattatgaattaaaaaaaatgtaaatattgtatgaaacaaaaaaaatcataaaattggTTTTTCACTTGTTAGATCATATTTATCATATAATTATGATGAAAAGATTTTATATTCAAAAGAcaacaattatttttgaaacaaattgAGTATTTGCAATGGTTTAAATTTATCCCAATGATATTTTTGTTGACGGATATTTGTTGTTGCAATTATTGTCAGtaaataattacatataaacGACAAATAATTCAATTTGCAACGTAATATGCATGTTAGAAATTTACAATAGCTTAAATCTATCACGAGAGTAAATATTAGTGAGTTGacaatacttaattttttggtagtatatatatagaagcagtttttgaatagtttcaattcccaaaaactgttcccactccatctctttttttctttttcttttttggatcaGGTCGGGTCAGCCCCGCTTAGGacccaaacccaactccaacagTTAACATATCTACTGTATGCCCCCCAAAAAGTGTATTAAGGCCTAGCCGGAGTTGTTCTATATAATTTGATTCCACACACAACATAATACTCATGATTGATAAGCATCTCAGTATCCCTTTCTGCTTGAAGAGGGATGGGATTCACATATTGAAATCAGTAAGACACTGATGCAATGTTGAGAATTAACATAATGAAAAGTACTCTTCAAGACTCTCTGTTTGCATTGCAATTTACTTCTATTCCTGTAACTGATACCTGATATTATGTTTGATGAACATCACATCTATACTTTATTCAGATGTGAAAGCATATCAGAAACTAAGAGTTCCAATCCCATTGTTAAGACTTAATAGAACATCCCATGATCATCATCCTGGTATCATTCCTTTATGCCCTGTGGCAGGAGAGTGTATTGAACATAACTTTATTGCAGAAAATAGAAGTACATGCTAATACAGTCTACTTCCGTTTTCTCAAGAGTGAGGCTACTAAATAGTTTTTCCAGGCTACTGAATGGTTTCACCTGTTTCTTCTGAGTTTTTGTAGTTTATTTGGATTTGTCATGAAAAAATTGGTATAGGTGAGGGTCAGTCTGATAGTACACAACATCTCCAGTGTCACTAACATAATGGTCTTGTTTGATGCTTCTTGTTAGATTCTTGAGTAAATGTATTGGAATAGGCCCAGACTTCTTGGGTTCTCGGTAATACTTTCCAAGCACTGGCCTGGCTGCCTTTGTCTGCAAGCAGGAATATCAAACAGTTAGAGAGTAAGCTCTTAACATGGAGTTTAATCCTCAGGATTTTCCAATTGGGGATTGgttattttcatcaatggaGGTCGTACCGCTTCTATTAAGTGATAGTGTGGGATTTGAGGGAAGAGATGATGTATAACATGGGTGCCAATGTCATGGTGGATGTTGTTAAACCAGCCATAGTCACGATCAACCGTTGTTAGCCCTCCTCGTAGATAGCTCCATTCCTGTTCCATACCAACATAATGACAACTAAAGCATTAGGCTCTATCCATTCTACATAAAATGTACTTCTCAGCAAGGTTGGACCCCTGAAATCTATTTTGGTTGCAGGCTGCAGCTAACCATCAAGTTAAGAATCCAAGAACTCAAATTAGTGTTCTGACCATATCTTTGTTTATCAGTACCTTGCCCCGATACCATGGAAGTTTTTGCTCATAGCCATGGTGATGCAAGTAAGTAACAAAGTCCAGCCACATAACGAAAACCTGCAACAGAGGTGGAATCATACTATTagtctttttcaaataaggcAAAATACTTGAAATTCCAGCAGTTCATCAATATGAGATGACTAAATTTTACCCACCAGATATGGGACCCCATAGAGCTTAAGCACTTGGGGAAGACCCACTACAAAGGATACGCAAACAAGCAGAGCAACCATCATACACCAACACAGAGTTGAAGTGAGCACAGCTTTCCTTTCACTGGTTGGGAACAGATCACTGTTAGGATTGAAGTGGGAGCCCTTCTTCCCTGGGCTTCTATGCCACTGCAGTGAAAGTATGAAATTATCATAAGAAAAATTCTCAATGACAAGACATGGGGTGTGATTAATCAAAGAGAAGCATTCTCACCAAGTACATAGGGTATGCAAAGATGGGGAAAGGCACTGTAAATCTGAAAATTCGGGTGCTGTTGTCCAAGTTCTTGTACATTTTCTCAGGCAACTGAGAGAGAGTAAAGTATTAGAAGGCTAAAAAGGATACATAGAAACGAAGAATTTATCATGGATGACAAGAATAAGCCATTTACCGGGACCCAtgattcatcattttcaacATGACCATGGTTTTGATGGTGAGTTCTGTGGCTGATTCTCCTATATTATTCATTGGTAATGGAAAATGATTATAAATCAAACATGTGGGATACTAGTTCctaagaattaaagaaaaaaattgagtatCAGGGCCTACCATCCATGGTAGGGAACAAGAATCCAAGAGTGCAGGAGATGCCCCACTATACTATTCAGCTTAGGATTGTCTGAAAAGCTTCCATGGCCACTTgaaatcaaaaaccaaacacaagACATTCATGTGAAATCAGGGAAAAGACATTCAAATTCCAAATCAAGAATACTCAACAAAGTATAAAACTTAGTTCGGTTTTGATTTTTAAGAGAACCAAGGAAAAGGAAAGCTAATAAAGTTTTTGAGTGTGACATTTTAGCTAGATTAAAACTAATCTCAAATCAGCCAAGTAGAACtgttttatgttattaaaaGAAACTTGAAAAAGTAGAGGTAAGagttttactttcttttattttaccaccatttcttagcaaccaaacagaaataATGGCTAAAATTAAGTGATTACCAGTCATGTCCAAGAACAAACAATGCCCAGAACATTGTCCCCTGGGCAGCCCAGTACAGTGGCCAAACCAACCAGCTGTCCGAGTAAATGGCAGCCACTGCCAACCCAAACACCACAACAACATCCCTGAGGACATAACTCATAGACTTCCATGGATCCTTGACCCAGCAATGCTTGGGAATCGCAGCTCGAATATCAGCAATCCGGAAAGGAGGTGGCGCACTGGGATCAAATCCATCCCTTCCACCAACCCCATCAGTAGCTTTACTTCCTGCCCTCTCCCCACTGAAAGAGTTCTCTTTGTCTGCAAGACCAAGAAAGAAGATTATTGTGTCACATTGCAATCTCAAAAGATCGAAACTCAGGCATTTAAGACCATATCCGGAGAGAAACAGACCTCTCTCAAACTTCCATGCATGTCAAAACCTTTAAAGATCTAATGTAACCTTTTTATACTTACTGTATATCAGATCACATAGTTTAATCTCCATAGATTCATGTCATAATCTATGAATTCTGGGGCCCTAAAGGCCACAAACTTTTGAACCCAATGGCAGTTTGCCACGTATAGACTTAAACTTCAACTGGGTATTCCCAGGATCCTCCCACAAATCTTGGAGAAGAACCCACTCGTCCAATAAGATTGCTTCAATCAAACAAACCTCAAAATATTTCCAATGAAGAGCAGCAAATGATAAAACTAATCGATTAGCGTAagctaaattaaaaattgaaacatagAACTTACCCCCAGCCATTGATGATGGATGTGGAGTCACCAAGAACTAGtgctttttctcttttcttctatCCTCAGGAGAGAGCTCTTTGAGCAGCAAAGGCCAGAACTCTATTATTTATAGCCATGAATGGGCCACTCATAGCATCCAGATGTGACTTCTCTTGCTCGGAGCCATGGCGTGTGAGATGCACAAATCTATAATTTTGGAACATGCCCACATAATAAACgagttatatatttataattacttGTCCAAAAGAAACACCTATTACAATGTTCCAACAGGCAAGTTTAGGAGGCAATTTTATGATGCTCTGGGAGGAATGCATCGAAGAGGAGTGCCAGTGTCATCGCCAAGTGGGGAAGCATGAGACTTTATTTGCCCTTTCAAGGTACCTAAAGTCCTAACAACCCAATTAACTTTTACCATGGAAGAAACTTTGTGTCTATAAAGTTCATTTTGGTGTGAAACTCCGGGTGAGAAGCAGAGAAATGCACGACTCTCTGCCATACAAATTccttgagaaagaaaaagagattgTACTATATATCAGGGACACCACCTTGTGGGCCAAACTTTTGTCAGGACCATGTTCAATGCACCAGTGAATCATGTGGACCAATGAATTTCCGCCCTTCTTTCTTGGTTGCCAAACAATATAACAGTGAGTCCTTTACTTGGTACCGTTATGATCTCAGCTTCAGATCATTAAAGCTACTATTTTATGGGTGAGAAATTTACTCtgtaatttaaaacaaaaaaggcTTGGAGACATCATCACTGCTTTCCATGCTCCTACTCATGCCACCACCATCACTATTACCACTAGTGTTGGTGTCCCCCATCACCTACCACAGTAGGGTTTCAGGCTTTTACCTTTTTTGGGAGTTCCAAACCGAAAGAGAAGACAAAACccagaaagaaaaagtgaatatGTTGCATGCCATGTTTTTTCAAAGTATACCCAACATGAGAAGAAATTTTCAAGCAGTGATTTTTAGTGATTTTTTGAACCCTAGAATTGCCTCGAAGATATGTAAGGATCATGGTTTTCATGGAATTCAAGGCAAGGTGGGCCCAAATTAGTTGGCAGGTTCGTACagtaatataattatatttattgaatCTGATGTCCTGCAACCACAACCACAAGTGGGACAGGAGCCCAGAATCATTTTTCCATTGCTCCCAGACAAGGAGAAGATGCAGGCATTATGAATCTGCAGAGTCCTAACATGGTGAAGACATCagttgggaaatttttttattgcaatAAATGTTTGAGCAACCTCATGAAGATACTGCATAGCATGGTAAAAGCTGCTTTCCCCACCAGAAAATAGCTTTTGTGCAGTGCAGATGAGAATTGAGTTTctattttatcaaatttcaGATAAGGAATTAAAACatcttttttttgttcttaagactGAAAGCAGTTTGCCAACAATTCTAGCAATTTTTGGATTGaaaacatttattaaatttattattacttttaaaatatttttcacacCAATCGACTAAGATTCCACGTATGATAAATCTTACAAACTCATCACTTTTCATGATGGTGAGTTTACATGTCTCTTTCAACAATCATTTAACGGATTCGTATTGTGTTtagataagaaataataaaaaatataataaacacAGATATCTGTCTTAATAAACACAGATATCTGTCTTAATAAACACAGATATCTGTCatttttgagttgtttttgTTACTTCTACCCTTCCTATACTTAATATGTAGGTAGAGAGGTGGGTTGCTATGGGTGGTAGTCATATTTCAATATACATAGTAATATGGATGAAAATTTTACCGAAATT
Proteins encoded in this region:
- the LOC100243349 gene encoding acyl-lipid omega-3 desaturase (cytochrome b5), endoplasmic reticulum, with translation MAGDKENSFSGERAGSKATDGVGGRDGFDPSAPPPFRIADIRAAIPKHCWVKDPWKSMSYVLRDVVVVFGLAVAAIYSDSWLVWPLYWAAQGTMFWALFVLGHDCGHGSFSDNPKLNSIVGHLLHSWILVPYHGWRISHRTHHQNHGHVENDESWVPLPEKMYKNLDNSTRIFRFTVPFPIFAYPMYLWHRSPGKKGSHFNPNSDLFPTSERKAVLTSTLCWCMMVALLVCVSFVVGLPQVLKLYGVPYLVFVMWLDFVTYLHHHGYEQKLPWYRGKEWSYLRGGLTTVDRDYGWFNNIHHDIGTHVIHHLFPQIPHYHLIEATKAARPVLGKYYREPKKSGPIPIHLLKNLTRSIKQDHYVSDTGDVVYYQTDPHLYQFFHDKSK